A region of Chitinophaga horti DNA encodes the following proteins:
- a CDS encoding PKD-like family lipoprotein — translation MKFTPIIMCLALALLAAGCYKDKGNYDYIDINRITISDTTSRTMSVIIGDSLKIAPVVTQSAATNEDSLTYEWMVFDNSPSSSYALPKTVIATTKALAIKVSAPPFVLGQRYRLSYRVTDKNTGVSNAIFWDMTMVNKYGTGWLVLEDRNTGGDLSMIMPNGTVERNIYSLLNGGMLPGKPVKLDMTYYQVSDGYSVDSKEIHLLSENSAIELNYQTMVKLWDYQYIFFLPPDVIKPQRLFWASTSNTSPTQGIIINNGKVHSNLVGGFPGTKKFGQQLSKPEGDFNYRMAPYVAGGSTYTAVTYDQIGKRFYSVGTSKLQTLPVVSGSLFDMNNVGMEMLFMDTANVTREYNAVMKDDANNPWLLRFKLVVATGASQDLALQKVQMNAPGILTKTAIASSTLTPHIYYATGNTIHRYESTSNTTTQKFSFPAEETVTLLKYKRNQLLGSELLAVTWDGTQGRVYFFDLNNVGDFTNYRVKYEGFARVVDLALKIP, via the coding sequence ATGAAATTCACTCCCATCATAATGTGTCTGGCGCTTGCACTGCTGGCGGCGGGCTGCTATAAAGACAAGGGTAATTACGATTACATCGATATTAACCGGATTACTATTTCCGACACAACAAGCCGTACCATGTCGGTAATCATCGGCGACTCATTAAAAATAGCACCTGTTGTTACACAGTCTGCTGCCACTAATGAAGACAGCTTAACGTACGAATGGATGGTGTTCGACAACTCACCCAGCTCTTCCTACGCATTGCCTAAAACGGTGATCGCTACCACAAAGGCTTTGGCGATCAAGGTGTCGGCCCCGCCCTTTGTATTGGGTCAGCGCTACCGCCTCTCCTACCGGGTAACCGATAAAAATACCGGCGTAAGTAACGCTATCTTCTGGGATATGACCATGGTAAACAAGTATGGTACCGGCTGGCTGGTGCTGGAAGACAGGAATACCGGCGGCGACCTTTCTATGATCATGCCCAATGGCACGGTGGAACGGAATATTTACAGCCTCCTGAACGGCGGAATGTTACCCGGTAAGCCAGTGAAGTTGGATATGACTTATTACCAGGTGAGCGATGGTTACTCAGTAGATTCAAAAGAGATCCATCTTTTGTCAGAGAATAGTGCGATCGAGCTCAATTATCAAACGATGGTGAAGCTGTGGGACTACCAGTACATTTTCTTTTTACCGCCGGATGTCATTAAACCACAACGCCTGTTTTGGGCATCTACCAGTAATACGTCGCCGACACAGGGCATCATTATCAATAATGGTAAAGTGCATTCCAACTTAGTAGGTGGCTTCCCTGGTACGAAAAAGTTTGGTCAGCAGCTGAGCAAACCCGAAGGTGATTTTAATTACCGTATGGCGCCTTATGTGGCAGGCGGCTCTACTTATACGGCGGTAACGTACGACCAGATCGGCAAACGTTTTTACTCCGTAGGTACTTCCAAACTGCAAACGCTGCCCGTGGTGAGCGGCTCCCTTTTCGATATGAACAACGTCGGCATGGAAATGTTGTTCATGGATACGGCGAACGTAACACGTGAGTACAATGCAGTCATGAAAGACGATGCAAATAATCCATGGCTGCTGCGCTTTAAACTCGTGGTAGCTACAGGCGCCTCGCAAGACCTGGCCCTGCAAAAAGTGCAGATGAACGCCCCGGGAATTTTGACCAAAACGGCGATCGCATCCTCTACCTTAACGCCGCATATCTACTACGCCACCGGCAACACCATTCACCGCTACGAGTCTACATCTAACACGACGACGCAGAAGTTTAGCTTCCCTGCGGAAGAAACAGTTACCTTGCTGAAATATAAGCGTAACCAGTTATTGGGGTCCGAATTGCTGGCCGTTACCTGGGATGGAACACAGGGGCGTGTATACTTTTTTGATCTGAATAACGTTGGAGATTTTACCAACTATCGCGTGAAATACGAAGGCTTTGCCCGTGTCGTAGACCTCGCGTTAAAAATACCATAA
- a CDS encoding DUF4843 domain-containing protein has product MKIQKIQRFILSILLGSALLTACGKEERLMYQEDPRIYFTKFIVNPDSIVYSFAVGADNVQHDTAWLTFRIMGSAADRDRVIAIKALDSSTAIAGYHYEIKELVMPAKAFETRVPVILYRRPGLKDSTLHVVFEIDSSADFLPGYSDIPNAAANKLDRLHYKLTVTDQLLKPGNWDNSLASNFGTFSQTKFRFMIQVTGRTNWTGAIFPGDQAFYIQSVKYALNNYELANGPMIDENGERVVFP; this is encoded by the coding sequence ATGAAAATTCAGAAAATACAACGCTTCATACTTTCAATACTGCTCGGCTCCGCATTGCTTACTGCATGCGGTAAAGAAGAACGGTTAATGTACCAGGAAGATCCAAGGATCTACTTCACTAAATTTATCGTCAATCCCGATAGCATCGTATACTCCTTTGCTGTTGGTGCGGATAATGTGCAGCATGACACTGCCTGGCTCACCTTCCGTATTATGGGCTCTGCAGCCGATCGGGACCGGGTAATCGCTATTAAAGCGCTGGACAGTTCCACCGCAATAGCAGGTTATCACTATGAAATAAAAGAGCTGGTAATGCCGGCGAAAGCATTCGAAACACGTGTGCCGGTTATCCTGTATCGCCGCCCCGGTTTGAAGGATAGTACGCTGCATGTGGTGTTTGAAATTGACAGCTCGGCCGATTTTCTGCCAGGGTATTCCGATATTCCGAACGCTGCTGCCAATAAGCTGGACCGCCTGCATTACAAGCTTACCGTTACCGATCAGCTGTTGAAGCCGGGCAACTGGGACAATAGCCTGGCATCAAATTTCGGTACCTTCTCCCAAACGAAGTTCAGGTTTATGATACAGGTGACTGGCCGCACCAACTGGACCGGTGCAATCTTTCCCGGTGACCAGGCATTTTATATCCAGTCGGTGAAATACGCCCTGAACAACTATGAACTGGCGAATGGTCCGATGATCGACGAAAACGGAGAACGTGTTGTATTCCCTTAA
- a CDS encoding RagB/SusD family nutrient uptake outer membrane protein, with protein MRFSIKYTLLIVAGAVLTLSSCSKWLDVSPKTQVREDKQFSTRQGFIDALFGMYQLAAGDSLYGRNLTFGAIDVLAGRYENKASGLYWGYWARATYTNTVIGANLDAEFTVAGMWGGSYQLIAQANYILKNIEGKQSMLGGEAYNIIKGESLAFRGFQHFELLRMFAPAYLNGQNAATKAIPYMSAFTINPQEAESMDAVLGKAEQDLLAAHELLAVNTNIDQIADNQGSVSLDLFTMYRQNHLNYWAVKAALARLYLYKGDKINALKYAREVIQSNKFRFIASSELNADPAALASDLTFSREHIFSVYSSGLRRHAEDFFKPAPLARDDNRDLYSTLTKMNAAYESSLPGYGTDIRLPDARILWTAANASGFIYTKKYYNDNPDNVKQKLVPVMRLPEMYYIAAEASATADEGLVFLNQVRTARGLPALTSSGNLNAEIGKEYRKEFYGEGQYWFYLKRTNATTVPDGVAGTMTQAKYTFPMPLAQIEFGK; from the coding sequence ATGAGATTCAGCATAAAATATACATTACTGATCGTGGCGGGCGCTGTGCTCACGCTTTCATCCTGCTCCAAATGGCTGGATGTGTCGCCTAAAACACAGGTGCGTGAGGATAAACAGTTCAGCACCAGGCAGGGCTTTATCGACGCCCTGTTCGGCATGTACCAGCTGGCCGCAGGCGACTCGCTCTACGGCCGTAACCTCACCTTCGGCGCTATCGATGTGCTGGCCGGGCGATATGAGAATAAGGCGTCTGGTCTATACTGGGGCTATTGGGCCAGGGCTACTTATACCAATACGGTGATAGGTGCTAACCTCGATGCCGAATTTACCGTAGCTGGCATGTGGGGCGGATCGTACCAGCTGATCGCGCAGGCGAACTATATTCTTAAAAACATCGAAGGTAAGCAAAGCATGCTGGGTGGTGAGGCATACAATATCATTAAAGGGGAGAGCCTCGCATTCCGCGGATTTCAGCACTTCGAGCTGTTGCGGATGTTTGCGCCGGCTTACCTCAACGGGCAGAATGCTGCGACGAAGGCCATTCCTTACATGAGCGCATTCACGATCAACCCGCAGGAAGCAGAAAGTATGGACGCGGTATTAGGTAAAGCAGAACAGGATTTACTGGCTGCACACGAGCTGCTCGCGGTAAATACCAACATCGACCAGATCGCCGACAACCAGGGTTCCGTAAGCCTGGACCTGTTTACCATGTACCGCCAGAACCACCTGAACTATTGGGCGGTGAAAGCAGCACTGGCAAGATTATACCTGTATAAAGGAGATAAGATCAACGCATTAAAATATGCACGGGAAGTGATACAAAGCAATAAGTTTCGCTTCATCGCGTCCTCAGAGCTGAATGCTGATCCTGCCGCATTGGCATCCGATCTTACCTTCAGCCGCGAACATATATTTTCTGTGTATTCATCAGGCCTGCGGCGCCATGCGGAAGACTTCTTCAAGCCCGCACCTTTGGCGCGCGATGATAACCGCGATCTGTATTCGACCCTCACAAAAATGAACGCGGCTTATGAAAGTTCGTTGCCGGGTTATGGTACCGATATCCGCCTGCCCGATGCACGCATCCTCTGGACCGCGGCTAACGCCAGTGGTTTTATCTACACCAAAAAATACTACAACGATAACCCTGATAACGTAAAGCAAAAGCTGGTACCGGTGATGCGTTTGCCGGAGATGTACTACATCGCTGCCGAAGCATCCGCCACGGCTGACGAAGGCCTGGTGTTCCTGAACCAGGTACGTACCGCACGCGGTTTGCCGGCCCTCACCAGTTCTGGCAACCTCAATGCCGAAATAGGTAAGGAATACCGTAAAGAGTTTTACGGAGAAGGTCAATACTGGTTCTACCTGAAACGTACCAATGCCACTACCGTTCCGGATGGTGTAGCCGGCACCATGACACAGGCGAAGTACACCTTCCCGATGCCATTGGCGCAAATCGAATTTGGTAAATAA
- a CDS encoding SusC/RagA family TonB-linked outer membrane protein: MKCIYLKPPARAEGRSFARMLKQLAILCLLLLPVLQAMSQQPVLGARQDRQPVITLDLKDANLTDIFREIRKQSGYAFLYENANFEKAKKVTVNVTRRPLSEVLQMVLDEQPVTYTINKRTIIIRPSGYRAPRTTDVVPGQPLEITGRLLDARTNEPVIGATVAVIDTKIGTVSSATGTFALKVEPGARLQISFMGYETLVTKPFANSGTYSYSLNVSQQSIKDVVVTGIFARPKQNFTGAATSFTAEDLSKVTNGNVLTALKSLDPSFQMPENLNLGSNPNALPEVVLRGGNSLVDVNSTASVFNYGSAPNVPLFILDGFETTLQRINDLDINRITKVDILKDAAATAIYGSRAANGVIVIETLRPQAGKLRVTYNGSMFVEAPDLNGYDLLNAREKLELEQSAGVYNNTFNYVDEQLKYFYSARLAAVESGVNTDWLSKPLRTGIGQKHNIYLEGGAQEALYGVNLTYANDLGVMKGSDRRTITGNTYLSYRHKNFQFRNDLTIAYNRGNESPYGSFAQYTRLNPYWTPYNADGTMKVYMEELYANDGTYLRNFDLYDNLDGQRPGRAVNPLYNAGLNTVNRSTYQNVTNNFAAQWQALSWLRLSTRLAFTQQRDERDMFKPAQHTSFVQVPTFEKGTYDKGYGRRTTTEAMVTADATRHFGDHTVFGTIGANFQDVQYTTEQFQVQGFPNPSLDQLTLGNRFPVNARPIGSEFRSRLAGYLSNLSYAYDSRYLIDLSYRLDGSSQFGAENRFAPFWSAGAGWNLHNEQFVKDLSFVNRLKLRYSYGSTGSQNFPSYLGLNTSQYFTGTEYRGVIGTYLLGYGNPSLSWQQTRKSNLGADITLFKSLIDVTANYFVERTRGSIATISLAPSSGFRNYAENMGDVLSKGFEVNARVNIINNAKSRDNWSVFVNAFHVKSTIEKVSNTLKAMNEKADTARSTTPIIRYAEGQSVNAIWAVKSRGIDPSTGLEIYETRDGKLTNNYNPLDQVIVGDARPKIEGTFGTNFELRGIGMNMFFRFRLGGQAYNQTLIDRVENVQYQMYNVDRRVSEERWRQPGDKTFFKGLLNAGGFATGTTYASSRFVQDQNELICESLSAYYRFPDALNNRLGVQNTRVTFFTGDLFRFTSIQRERGLIYPFSRTFTLQLQTSF; encoded by the coding sequence ATGAAGTGTATTTACTTAAAACCGCCTGCACGGGCGGAGGGGCGTAGCTTTGCCCGCATGTTAAAGCAATTGGCCATCCTGTGCCTGCTGCTTTTACCCGTTTTACAAGCCATGTCGCAACAGCCCGTACTGGGTGCGCGGCAAGACCGGCAGCCGGTGATTACCCTCGATTTGAAAGATGCGAATCTCACAGACATTTTCAGGGAGATACGTAAACAGAGCGGGTACGCTTTCCTGTACGAAAATGCCAATTTTGAAAAGGCGAAGAAGGTAACGGTGAACGTTACACGCCGTCCGCTGAGCGAGGTGCTGCAGATGGTGCTGGACGAGCAGCCGGTGACTTACACGATCAACAAGCGCACGATCATCATCAGGCCGTCCGGTTACAGAGCGCCACGGACTACGGACGTAGTGCCCGGGCAACCGCTGGAAATCACTGGTCGCTTGCTGGATGCCAGGACCAACGAGCCCGTAATTGGTGCTACCGTAGCCGTGATCGATACCAAGATCGGTACAGTGAGTAGCGCCACGGGTACTTTCGCTTTAAAAGTGGAACCCGGCGCAAGGCTGCAGATCAGCTTTATGGGATATGAAACACTGGTTACAAAGCCATTTGCCAATAGCGGTACTTATAGCTATTCATTGAACGTGAGCCAGCAATCGATCAAGGATGTGGTGGTGACAGGCATCTTTGCCCGCCCTAAACAAAACTTTACCGGTGCGGCCACTTCTTTTACAGCAGAAGATCTGAGCAAGGTGACCAACGGCAATGTGCTAACCGCACTGAAGTCGCTGGACCCATCGTTCCAGATGCCTGAAAATCTTAACCTCGGTTCCAACCCGAACGCATTGCCCGAAGTGGTGCTGCGCGGCGGTAACAGCCTGGTGGACGTGAACAGCACCGCCTCTGTATTCAACTACGGGAGCGCTCCAAATGTCCCCCTGTTCATCCTCGATGGGTTTGAAACTACTTTGCAACGCATCAACGATCTCGATATTAACCGCATCACGAAAGTAGACATCCTGAAAGATGCTGCTGCTACGGCGATTTACGGTTCGCGTGCAGCCAATGGCGTTATCGTAATTGAAACGCTGCGTCCGCAGGCCGGTAAACTGCGCGTCACCTACAACGGCAGCATGTTCGTAGAAGCACCGGACCTCAATGGTTACGACCTGCTGAACGCCAGGGAGAAGCTGGAGCTGGAGCAGAGCGCAGGTGTGTATAACAACACGTTCAATTATGTGGACGAGCAGCTGAAATACTTTTACAGCGCCCGCCTCGCCGCAGTAGAAAGTGGTGTTAATACCGACTGGCTGAGCAAACCGTTGCGTACCGGTATTGGCCAGAAGCACAACATCTACCTGGAAGGAGGCGCACAGGAAGCGCTTTACGGCGTAAACCTCACTTACGCAAATGACCTCGGTGTCATGAAGGGTTCCGACCGTCGTACGATTACCGGCAATACCTACCTGAGTTACCGGCACAAGAATTTCCAGTTCAGGAACGATCTCACGATCGCTTACAATCGTGGTAATGAATCACCTTATGGTTCCTTCGCACAATACACGCGCCTGAACCCTTACTGGACGCCTTATAACGCCGATGGTACTATGAAAGTGTACATGGAAGAATTGTACGCAAATGACGGTACTTACCTGAGAAACTTCGATCTCTATGATAACCTTGACGGTCAAAGGCCTGGCAGGGCGGTAAACCCGCTGTACAATGCCGGGCTTAATACCGTTAACAGGAGCACGTATCAAAACGTTACCAACAACTTTGCGGCACAATGGCAGGCGTTAAGCTGGCTGCGTTTATCTACCAGGCTGGCGTTTACGCAGCAAAGGGATGAAAGGGACATGTTTAAGCCGGCGCAACATACCTCGTTCGTACAGGTGCCTACTTTCGAGAAAGGTACGTACGATAAGGGCTATGGCCGCCGCACGACAACCGAAGCAATGGTAACTGCCGATGCCACCAGGCATTTCGGTGATCATACGGTGTTTGGTACAATAGGTGCCAACTTCCAGGATGTACAGTATACGACGGAGCAGTTCCAGGTGCAGGGTTTTCCTAATCCCTCTCTGGATCAGCTTACACTCGGTAACCGCTTCCCGGTAAATGCCAGGCCTATTGGTTCGGAGTTTCGCTCCCGCCTGGCCGGTTACCTGAGCAACCTGAGTTACGCTTACGACAGCCGCTACCTGATCGATTTATCTTACCGCCTGGATGGTTCGTCGCAATTCGGTGCCGAAAATCGCTTTGCGCCTTTCTGGTCGGCTGGTGCAGGCTGGAACTTGCATAACGAACAATTTGTAAAAGACCTGTCTTTTGTGAATCGTTTGAAACTGCGTTATTCTTACGGTTCTACCGGCTCGCAAAACTTTCCCAGCTACCTGGGCCTCAATACCAGCCAGTACTTTACGGGTACGGAGTATAGGGGTGTTATCGGTACTTATCTCTTAGGATACGGTAACCCGTCGCTTTCGTGGCAACAAACCAGGAAGAGCAACCTGGGTGCGGACATCACATTGTTCAAAAGCCTGATAGATGTTACCGCGAACTATTTCGTAGAACGTACCCGCGGCAGCATTGCCACCATTTCTCTCGCACCATCTTCCGGCTTCCGCAACTATGCAGAGAATATGGGCGATGTGCTGAGCAAAGGTTTCGAAGTAAACGCCAGGGTAAACATCATCAATAACGCTAAGTCCCGCGATAACTGGTCTGTTTTTGTGAATGCGTTCCACGTAAAGAGTACCATCGAAAAGGTATCTAATACACTGAAGGCGATGAACGAAAAGGCCGATACGGCAAGGTCTACCACCCCGATCATCCGGTATGCGGAAGGTCAGAGCGTGAATGCAATTTGGGCGGTGAAGTCCAGGGGTATAGATCCATCCACCGGACTGGAAATATACGAGACGCGTGATGGCAAACTGACCAACAATTACAATCCGCTCGACCAGGTGATCGTTGGGGATGCCCGTCCAAAAATAGAGGGCACGTTCGGTACCAACTTCGAGCTGCGCGGCATCGGTATGAATATGTTCTTCCGTTTCCGTTTGGGCGGACAGGCGTATAACCAAACCCTCATCGATCGGGTAGAGAACGTGCAGTACCAGATGTATAACGTAGATCGCCGCGTGTCAGAAGAGCGCTGGCGCCAGCCGGGGGATAAAACCTTCTTTAAAGGCCTGCTGAATGCAGGTGGATTTGCCACCGGTACTACCTACGCCTCCTCCCGCTTTGTGCAGGACCAGAACGAGTTGATCTGCGAAAGCTTGTCGGCCTACTACCGTTTCCCGGATGCACTTAACAACAGGCTGGGCGTGCAAAACACCCGTGTCACCTTCTTTACGGGCGACCTGTTCCGCTTTACGAGCATTCAACGCGAGCGTGGTTTGATCTATCCGTTCAGCCGCACGTTTACGCTCCAATTACAAACCAGTTTTTAA
- a CDS encoding FecR family protein, with protein MTAPQRIQQLAQKFLEGTATEAEQAELHAWYDQVPQDEIIPGDGDQLHRTMKQRVDWRIKSRRPMWLRMGAAAAITGLIAAGAYFWQRSETPVLAGIEERYQYDVKPGGNKATLTLGDGSIVELDTLQNGTLGNQAGTRIVKIAGAQLAYNSEEETGIPKPVLYNTITTPRGGQYQVILPDGSNVWLNASSSLRFPTAFAGAERSVELTGEGYFEVAQKAGQPFLVKVNGLEVQVLGTSFNVSAYHEEVFKTSLLKGAIKVRNGEAITSVIKPGQQVKLSGQQLQVSVDRFIEDAAAWKDGMFVFNEEPLEGIMRQLGRWYNVEVVFTSDILKRKVLTGQIARSEQLSEVLKMLELTEAVHFRISPSTITVER; from the coding sequence ATGACGGCTCCACAACGCATACAACAATTGGCGCAGAAGTTCCTGGAAGGGACGGCGACGGAAGCTGAGCAGGCTGAGTTGCATGCCTGGTACGACCAGGTGCCACAGGATGAAATCATCCCGGGCGACGGCGATCAGCTTCATCGCACGATGAAACAACGGGTCGATTGGCGGATAAAGTCCCGCCGGCCGATGTGGTTACGGATGGGAGCTGCGGCAGCCATCACTGGTTTAATTGCTGCGGGCGCCTACTTCTGGCAGCGTAGCGAAACGCCGGTGCTGGCGGGCATAGAGGAGCGTTACCAGTATGATGTGAAGCCTGGCGGCAACAAAGCCACGCTCACCTTAGGCGATGGTAGCATCGTGGAGCTGGATACTTTGCAGAACGGCACACTGGGCAACCAGGCCGGTACACGCATCGTGAAAATTGCCGGCGCGCAACTGGCTTATAACAGCGAAGAAGAAACAGGCATTCCAAAGCCGGTTTTATATAATACCATTACCACCCCACGCGGTGGCCAGTACCAGGTGATACTGCCCGACGGCAGCAATGTATGGCTAAACGCCAGCTCGTCGCTCCGGTTCCCGACGGCATTTGCAGGGGCGGAGAGAAGCGTGGAATTAACGGGTGAAGGATATTTTGAAGTGGCGCAAAAGGCCGGGCAGCCTTTCCTGGTAAAGGTAAACGGGTTGGAAGTACAGGTACTGGGAACATCATTTAACGTATCGGCCTACCATGAGGAAGTGTTTAAAACATCCCTGCTGAAAGGAGCGATCAAAGTGAGAAATGGGGAAGCCATTACCAGCGTCATCAAACCAGGGCAGCAGGTAAAGTTGTCGGGCCAGCAACTGCAGGTAAGTGTTGATCGGTTTATAGAAGATGCGGCTGCCTGGAAAGACGGTATGTTCGTTTTTAACGAAGAGCCGCTGGAAGGCATCATGCGACAGTTGGGCCGCTGGTATAATGTAGAAGTAGTATTTACATCAGATATTTTAAAACGCAAAGTCTTAACGGGCCAGATCGCCAGGAGTGAGCAATTATCAGAGGTGTTAAAAATGCTGGAACTTACGGAAGCCGTACATTTCCGCATTTCACCGTCAACCATAACAGTGGAACGATAA
- a CDS encoding sigma-70 family RNA polymerase sigma factor encodes MRLLGDSDLLGLVREDDGRAFTEIYERYWDRLYATAWHHLKDATAAEEVVQDVFVTIWQKRHTLIIEELSKYLAAMVRYGVYRYLAREQQRRTLHDNAAIKPGVDAYELEHKLLLEMVNKLSGELPEKCRIVFRATKLHDQSLGDVARQLNISPKTAEAHLTKALRLIRMNLGKAFHFFF; translated from the coding sequence ATGCGTCTGTTAGGAGATTCTGATTTATTGGGTCTGGTCAGGGAAGATGACGGTCGTGCGTTCACCGAAATATATGAACGTTACTGGGACCGCCTGTACGCCACCGCCTGGCATCATTTAAAAGATGCTACCGCCGCCGAAGAAGTGGTGCAGGACGTATTTGTAACCATCTGGCAGAAGCGTCATACCCTCATTATCGAAGAACTTTCCAAATACCTGGCGGCCATGGTGCGCTACGGCGTTTACCGTTACCTGGCACGCGAACAGCAGCGCAGGACCTTACACGACAATGCGGCCATTAAACCCGGAGTAGACGCCTACGAGCTGGAACACAAGTTATTACTGGAGATGGTGAACAAACTGAGCGGCGAACTGCCGGAGAAATGCCGCATCGTGTTCCGCGCTACCAAATTACATGACCAGTCACTGGGCGATGTGGCCCGGCAGCTGAATATATCCCCCAAAACGGCGGAAGCCCATCTCACTAAAGCTTTGCGTTTGATCAGGATGAACCTCGGCAAAGCATTTCATTTCTTTTTCTAG
- a CDS encoding M28 family peptidase — MRTFTLLTCLLGAGISACAQAPALSKPGADTYGNSITAADLKKHLYFIAGDKTEGRETATKGQRVAAAYIAAHFKKLGLKPGVNGKWEQFFSMVQDTVTSSTLSVGRQTFTFGKDYVANVRETAAQDINNASLVFAGYGISTEEHDDYKNLGDLNDKVVVVLEGEPRDADGNYPLTKSKRPSPNSEIKAKARAAGGKGVKALFVISSRLADPNMAKYLVQSYTKSRVYMKENLMTTMEYIPNSYLVTPTFVETVFGKAVADSMIASVKAGRAYTSAASGPVNLTFKKGQIDNKSSNVLGYLEGTDKKDEILFVTAHYDHLGKHDGKIFYGADDDGSGTVAVMEMAEAFAKAKKAGKGPRRSIVFMTVSGEEKGLLGSKYYTDNPIYPLANTVADLNIDMIGRIDPQHASDSNYVYVIGDDKLSSDLRPISELANNTYTKLDLDYRYNDPNDPNRFYYRSDHYMFAQHKIPIIFYFNGVHADYHKETDTVEKISYQMLQKRARLVFYTAWEIANREDRLKVDRNEK, encoded by the coding sequence ATGAGAACATTTACCCTGCTCACCTGTTTGCTGGGAGCCGGCATTAGCGCCTGTGCACAGGCACCTGCGTTGTCTAAACCCGGTGCAGATACCTACGGCAACAGCATTACCGCCGCCGACCTCAAAAAACACCTGTACTTTATTGCCGGTGATAAAACGGAAGGCCGCGAAACGGCTACAAAAGGCCAGCGTGTGGCGGCAGCTTATATCGCCGCTCATTTCAAAAAACTGGGATTGAAGCCCGGCGTTAATGGTAAATGGGAGCAATTCTTTTCCATGGTGCAGGATACAGTTACTTCCAGCACGCTGTCGGTAGGCCGCCAAACATTTACGTTCGGTAAAGATTATGTAGCGAACGTACGCGAAACTGCCGCGCAGGATATTAATAACGCATCGCTGGTGTTCGCAGGCTACGGCATCAGCACAGAAGAGCATGACGATTACAAAAATCTGGGCGACCTTAACGACAAGGTCGTAGTGGTACTGGAAGGGGAGCCCCGCGATGCGGACGGCAATTACCCGCTTACTAAATCTAAAAGGCCGTCCCCCAACTCCGAGATCAAAGCGAAAGCAAGAGCGGCGGGTGGTAAAGGCGTAAAGGCTTTATTCGTGATCTCCTCCAGGCTGGCCGATCCGAATATGGCAAAATACCTGGTGCAGAGCTACACCAAATCACGTGTGTACATGAAGGAAAACCTGATGACCACGATGGAGTACATTCCCAACTCCTACCTGGTTACACCGACTTTCGTGGAAACCGTTTTTGGTAAAGCAGTAGCCGATAGCATGATCGCCTCCGTAAAAGCGGGTCGCGCGTATACCTCTGCTGCCAGTGGGCCGGTAAACCTGACCTTCAAAAAAGGACAGATCGATAATAAATCGAGCAACGTGCTGGGTTACCTGGAAGGTACCGATAAGAAAGACGAGATACTGTTCGTTACAGCACACTACGATCACCTGGGCAAACATGATGGCAAAATATTTTATGGCGCCGACGACGACGGTTCTGGTACTGTTGCCGTAATGGAAATGGCTGAAGCTTTTGCCAAAGCGAAAAAAGCTGGTAAAGGCCCGCGCCGCAGCATCGTGTTTATGACGGTGAGCGGAGAGGAAAAAGGTTTGCTCGGTTCAAAATATTATACAGATAACCCAATTTATCCGTTGGCGAACACAGTGGCCGACCTCAACATCGATATGATCGGTCGTATTGATCCGCAGCACGCATCCGACAGCAACTATGTGTACGTTATCGGCGATGATAAACTCAGCTCCGACCTGCGCCCCATCAGCGAATTGGCCAACAATACTTACACGAAGCTCGACCTGGATTACCGTTACAACGATCCGAATGATCCGAACCGTTTTTACTACCGCTCGGACCATTACATGTTCGCGCAGCACAAAATTCCGATCATCTTCTACTTTAACGGGGTGCATGCCGATTACCACAAGGAAACGGATACCGTAGAAAAGATCAGTTACCAGATGTTACAAAAACGTGCGAGGCTGGTGTTTTACACCGCCTGGGAAATCGCCAACCGGGAAGACCGGTTAAAGGTGGACCGCAACGAAAAATAA
- the rpiB gene encoding ribose 5-phosphate isomerase B: MEQNTFDLALPVAIGSDHAGYEYKEEIISYLEGKGIQIKDFGTNSPDSVDYPDYAHPLSLAVEKGEVAFGILVCGSGNGVAITANKHQGVRAAICWGEELARLARGHNNANVLSVPARFVSTDVAKQMVETFIATPFEGGRHANRVNKIACA; the protein is encoded by the coding sequence ATGGAACAAAATACTTTTGATCTTGCTTTACCGGTAGCCATCGGCAGTGACCATGCGGGTTATGAATACAAAGAGGAGATCATTTCTTACCTCGAAGGCAAAGGCATTCAGATAAAAGATTTTGGAACAAACTCGCCTGACTCCGTAGATTACCCGGATTATGCACACCCGCTTTCACTCGCAGTGGAAAAAGGGGAAGTAGCTTTTGGTATACTGGTTTGTGGCAGTGGTAACGGCGTGGCCATTACCGCTAACAAACACCAGGGCGTACGCGCTGCCATCTGCTGGGGCGAAGAGCTGGCACGACTGGCCCGCGGGCACAATAACGCCAACGTACTGAGCGTGCCTGCGCGTTTTGTAAGCACCGACGTGGCCAAACAAATGGTGGAAACGTTTATCGCCACACCGTTCGAAGGTGGCCGACACGCTAACCGCGTAAATAAGATCGCCTGCGCATAA